The following are from one region of the Ruficoccus sp. ZRK36 genome:
- a CDS encoding JAB domain-containing protein, whose amino-acid sequence MEKFTHLKEVQILYKSVTVEGDWHGQWVEGSESVVSLFRNIQDESQKKLMVMNLHEQFRIVCFEVAAIGGNFDVNDLKVRDLFTSACIFRADYLMVVQNYMDESSWPKDTNIAFTDKVTKISKDLGIQLLDNIIIGKERFYSFAKEGLLPADPAS is encoded by the coding sequence ATGGAGAAATTCACTCACCTGAAAGAAGTCCAAATCCTTTACAAATCAGTTACGGTTGAGGGCGACTGGCATGGGCAGTGGGTCGAAGGGTCGGAGTCCGTAGTTTCGCTATTTCGCAATATTCAGGATGAAAGCCAAAAGAAGCTTATGGTTATGAATCTGCATGAGCAATTTCGCATAGTCTGTTTTGAAGTGGCTGCCATCGGCGGCAATTTTGATGTAAACGACCTAAAGGTAAGGGATCTATTCACGTCAGCCTGCATCTTCAGAGCGGACTATTTGATGGTTGTCCAGAATTACATGGATGAGAGTTCTTGGCCGAAGGACACGAATATTGCATTCACCGATAAGGTGACGAAAATATCCAAGGACTTGGGCATTCAACTTCTTGATAATATCATTATCGGGAAAGAGCGATTTTACAGCTTTGCGAAGGAAGGGTTGCTACCGGCAGACCCGGCAAGTTGA